One segment of bacterium DNA contains the following:
- the solA gene encoding N-methyl-L-tryptophan oxidase, which translates to MPQYDAIVIGVGAMGSATVYELTRRGQRVLGLERFDVPHDRGSSHGVNRIIRLAYWEHPSYVPLLRRAYALWRELEHLSGERLLIITGGIDAGPEDSPTVKGSLLSCALHHLPHEVLDAGALHARFPGYRLAPEMVAVYQPDGGFVMSERAIVAYVTAALDAGADIHAREHVLGWEPDGTGVRVRTEHATYTARRLVLTAGPWAGKLAPSLAELAVPERQVLIWTQPLVPDRFRLGAFPVFNMEAPEGRFYGFPVYSVPGFKIGKYHHREERTDADQVDREIRPEDEAVLREGIRRYFPEADGPTMALKTCLFTNSPDEHFILDVLPASPQVAIAAGFSGHGFKFASVVGEIMADLSTEGRSDFDLGLFRLARFAQ; encoded by the coding sequence TATGAGCTCACCCGCCGGGGACAGCGCGTGCTCGGGCTCGAGCGTTTCGACGTGCCGCACGACCGCGGATCCTCGCACGGCGTCAACCGCATCATCCGCCTCGCGTATTGGGAACACCCCTCCTACGTCCCGCTGCTGCGGCGCGCATACGCGCTGTGGCGCGAGCTCGAGCACCTCTCGGGCGAACGTCTGCTGATCATCACCGGCGGCATCGACGCGGGACCGGAGGACAGTCCCACGGTCAAAGGCTCGCTCCTGTCGTGCGCGCTGCACCACCTCCCGCACGAGGTGCTCGACGCGGGCGCGCTGCACGCGCGTTTTCCCGGATACCGCCTCGCGCCGGAGATGGTCGCGGTGTATCAGCCCGATGGCGGGTTCGTCATGTCCGAGCGCGCCATCGTCGCATATGTAACCGCCGCCTTGGACGCGGGCGCCGACATCCACGCTCGAGAGCACGTCCTGGGCTGGGAGCCGGACGGCACCGGGGTGCGCGTTCGGACGGAGCACGCCACGTACACCGCGCGGCGGCTCGTGCTCACGGCCGGCCCCTGGGCAGGAAAGCTCGCCCCATCGCTGGCGGAGTTGGCGGTGCCGGAGCGCCAGGTCCTGATCTGGACGCAACCGCTCGTTCCGGATCGGTTCCGGTTGGGTGCGTTCCCTGTGTTCAACATGGAAGCGCCCGAAGGACGATTCTACGGCTTCCCGGTCTACAGCGTGCCGGGTTTCAAGATCGGGAAATACCACCATCGGGAAGAGCGCACGGACGCAGACCAGGTGGACCGTGAAATCCGCCCAGAGGATGAAGCGGTGCTTCGCGAAGGAATCCGTCGCTATTTCCCGGAGGCCGACGGACCAACGATGGCCCTCAAGACGTGCCTGTTCACGAACAGCCCGGACGAACACTTCATCCTGGACGTTCTTCCCGCGAGTCCCCAGGTCGCGATCGCCGCGGGCTTCTCCGGCCACGGGTTCAAGTTCGCGAGCGTGGTCGGGGAGATCATGGCCGACCTCTCGACGGAGGGGCGCAGCGACTTCGACCTCGGCCTGTTCCGCCTGGCGCGGTTCGCGCAATAA